A window of Candidatus Coatesbacteria bacterium genomic DNA:
CACCCGGGCCAGTCCCAGGACCAGGTCCCAGTTGGCGTTGTCGGCCTGGGGACCGAGAAGCAGGTCCAGCAGGTCCAGCACGTTGTGGCGGCGTCCGGGATGCTTGATCTCCTCGATCTTGCCCAGCAGGCTCCAAACGAGCTGGCGTACACCGTTGCGGCTGAGGTCCAACACGTCGTTCTTCCAGTACTCGCGGTCGTTGTCCAGGATCAGCGCCAGAGAGATCAGCGGTTCGGTGTTGAGGAAATCGTCCACCAGGGGCAGGCCGATCAGGCCGCCCAGAACGCGGCGATGGGCCTCCTCGCCGTAGATCCCCAGCCTTCGGGACGCGGTGTTGACCCGCCCGACGGCTTCCCAGCTCCGCGGCGAGGGGTAGACCTTGACCCCTTTATCGACGGGCTGGGCCTTCTCGTCCTTGGCGTCCAGTTGCAGCGGCCGGCCGAGGAACATCGAGCCCAGATCGCGCTCGGAAGTGTAGGTCAGGATCTTGCCGATCTCGTCACCGTCGAGCTTCGGCAACCGCCCCATGAAGGCGGCCCATTCGATCATGTACTCATCGTCGACCTCGACCTCGAGGAAGCAGAAGCGGTCGAGGAAGGCGGAGTCCAGCAGGGCGTTCTGGGAGTAGGCCGAGCTGCGTGGCGGGTTGCTGGCCGCCACCACGTCCCAGCCCGCCGGCAGGCGATAGCGACCGCAGCGGTGGTAGACGGCGCCATCTGTGTCGCGCTGATGCTCGATGAGTTGGAAGACGGCCTGCTGGACGTCGAACTGGGCGCGGAACAACTCGTCGAGGAACAGCAGCCCCCGCTCGCCGTGGACCTTCTCCTGGGGCAGGATCGTCGGCGGGGCGAAATTGGTCAGCTTGCCGTCGGCGGCGTCATCCAGGTAGGGCAGGCCGGTGAAGTCGGCGGCTTCATGGAGCGAGCCGCGCAGGTTGATGTAGTCCGTCGGGGCCTCGTCGCCCCACAGCTCGCGCCGCAGGCGGGCGAACTCGCTGGATTTTTCGTAGCACAGGGCGCGGACCAGGGCGCTCTTGCCGATCCCGCGCTCGCCGACGAGCAGCGGGGTAACATCGGCGGCCAGGCTGAGGGTCAGCTCCTGGGCGATCTGCAGTAAACCGGGCATCGGGCCTCCTTTTGTAGTATTTCACAGTTAAATAATAACATGACCCCCTGACAGATCCGGTCTATCAGGGGGCCAAGACTGGTAAGGGAGGAGCTCGAGTGCAGTTAAGCGCTCTTCACCACCGGGCTGCCGGGGGGATGGTGTTCACCGGTGGACCGCTCTCTCCCCCGTCGACAGAATACTAACGCGGGGGTACGACATCCGGGGTCGGGGCGGTAACACTTTTTTCCATCCGTCAGCCGCCGCCCCAACACTCAGCAGGTCAAGCAGATGCGGGCTGAAAAACCGCCTTCTCTTCTTGGGGATACCTTAACGCTCATGGGTCGTCATATGTGTGATTGTCTTGTCTTCACGAAAGTTAACGGGATGCCGTCATGTCACGAGCAATGGAGGCGCTGTGGCCGCCGGCTCAAAGGGTAATCCCGACAGGCATGTCAC
This region includes:
- a CDS encoding AAA domain-containing protein, with the protein product MPGLLQIAQELTLSLAADVTPLLVGERGIGKSALVRALCYEKSSEFARLRRELWGDEAPTDYINLRGSLHEAADFTGLPYLDDAADGKLTNFAPPTILPQEKVHGERGLLFLDELFRAQFDVQQAVFQLIEHQRDTDGAVYHRCGRYRLPAGWDVVAASNPPRSSAYSQNALLDSAFLDRFCFLEVEVDDEYMIEWAAFMGRLPKLDGDEIGKILTYTSERDLGSMFLGRPLQLDAKDEKAQPVDKGVKVYPSPRSWEAVGRVNTASRRLGIYGEEAHRRVLGGLIGLPLVDDFLNTEPLISLALILDNDREYWKNDVLDLSRNGVRQLVWSLLGKIEEIKHPGRRHNVLDLLDLLLGPQADNANWDLVLGLARVIARVGARELDICEGYSVAVLGGPAALKQVLEVVAPEKNDPDAWLQLMAPRTDLCTAFGELTRGTARPVESEHSHGEVEGVLVD